One genomic window of Malaciobacter molluscorum LMG 25693 includes the following:
- a CDS encoding 3',5'-cyclic-nucleotide phosphodiesterase, with the protein MFKEKIKILGAYGGKGIDANNTSIQIDRCSVIDAGNIIKAIGDDAKYIDNIFLTHSHLDHIIDIPFLVESFYEVRNKPIKIYALKETIEHLNRYIFNWNIWPDFSDIDLINQKHSIEFIEIQVNKILQFRNFSIKPIKTNHTISSCGYVITKDENSIFFTGDTFICDEIWEEINQNLSIKQLIVDVSFPSRLEVAAQTSKHLTLKLFKEELTKLKRDDVKIYINHLKPTYIDEITEELKVLELENKITILNDSDVINLKKIKRTSRKKDLDIEQLIMKCNTKDDFNRVIKRLEKEKQKIK; encoded by the coding sequence ATGTTTAAAGAGAAAATAAAAATTTTAGGGGCATATGGTGGAAAAGGTATTGATGCAAACAACACAAGTATTCAAATAGATAGATGCAGTGTTATTGATGCAGGAAATATAATAAAAGCAATTGGAGATGATGCAAAATATATTGATAATATTTTTCTTACTCATTCTCATTTAGACCATATAATAGATATTCCTTTTTTAGTTGAATCTTTTTATGAGGTTAGGAATAAACCAATAAAAATTTATGCATTAAAAGAGACAATTGAACATCTAAATAGATATATTTTCAACTGGAATATTTGGCCAGATTTTTCTGATATTGATTTAATTAATCAAAAACACTCAATTGAGTTTATTGAAATTCAAGTTAATAAAATTTTACAGTTTAGGAATTTTTCAATAAAACCTATAAAAACAAACCATACTATTTCAAGTTGTGGTTATGTAATAACAAAAGATGAAAATTCAATATTCTTTACAGGTGACACTTTTATCTGTGATGAAATTTGGGAAGAAATAAACCAAAATCTATCAATAAAACAGCTAATAGTTGATGTCTCTTTCCCTTCACGACTTGAAGTTGCAGCACAAACAAGTAAACATTTAACACTAAAACTTTTCAAAGAAGAATTAACAAAACTAAAAAGAGATGATGTAAAGATTTATATAAATCATTTAAAACCTACATATATAGATGAAATAACAGAAGAATTAAAAGTATTAGAATTAGAAAATAAAATTACAATATTAAATGATTCAGATGTAATAAATTTAAAAAAAATAAAAAGAACATCAAGAAAAAAAGATTTAGATATAGAACAACTTATAATGAAATGTAATACAAAAGATGATTTTAATAGAGTTATTAAAAGATTAGAAAAAGAAAAACAGAAAATAAAATAA
- the modD gene encoding ModD protein has protein sequence MFNLTEEELCRYINEDLPYLDLTTHVQEEKNIKATLEIYTREDIIVACSEEAASIAKILGCKIKKFKPSKTELKKGEVILKIKGSYEKIQQVLKLSQVLLEYSCKIATQTKSMLKIIKQYNSSCELLTTRKTIPFSKRMCIKAILCGGALPHRLGLSESILFFDYHRIIYDNNETFYKEINKLKNRLPEKKIVVESKTYEDSKKLIENCIDVLQLDKIDLDTTKKIIEYKNKINKNIKILLCGGINLSNVKDYAKLEIDGIVSSSMYSCGMANLGCKLEIKK, from the coding sequence ATGTTTAATCTAACAGAAGAAGAACTATGTAGATATATAAATGAGGACTTACCCTATTTAGATTTAACTACGCATGTTCAAGAAGAAAAAAACATAAAAGCTACTTTAGAAATATACACAAGAGAAGATATAATAGTTGCATGTAGTGAAGAGGCTGCTAGTATTGCAAAAATTTTAGGATGTAAAATAAAAAAATTTAAACCTTCAAAAACAGAACTTAAAAAAGGTGAAGTAATTCTAAAAATAAAAGGAAGTTATGAAAAGATTCAGCAAGTATTAAAACTTTCTCAAGTTTTACTAGAATATAGTTGTAAAATAGCTACACAAACAAAAAGTATGTTAAAAATAATAAAACAGTATAATAGTTCATGTGAACTATTAACTACAAGAAAAACTATTCCTTTTAGTAAAAGAATGTGTATTAAAGCTATACTCTGTGGAGGTGCATTACCTCATAGGTTAGGACTAAGTGAATCTATTTTATTTTTTGATTACCATAGAATTATTTATGATAATAATGAAACTTTTTATAAAGAGATAAATAAACTAAAAAATAGACTTCCAGAAAAAAAGATTGTTGTTGAATCAAAAACATATGAAGATAGTAAAAAATTAATAGAAAATTGTATTGATGTATTACAATTAGACAAGATAGATTTAGATACGACTAAAAAAATAATAGAATATAAAAATAAAATAAATAAAAATATTAAGATATTACTTTGTGGAGGAATAAACTTATCAAATGTAAAAGATTATGCAAAATTAGAAATAGATGGTATTGTATCAAGTAGCATGTACTCATGTGGAATGGCAAATCTTGGATGTAAATTAGAAATAAAAAAATAA
- a CDS encoding PAS domain-containing protein, which translates to MEDIGIELTNNSFLVSETDEEGIIRFANDQFCNFSEFNLEEIIGKPHSIVRHPDMPKVVFEELWNTIKSGNRWKGFVKNKTKSGKYYWVYSTIYPYISCDGSKGFISCRRKASKDEIEKYANIYKTMK; encoded by the coding sequence ATGGAAGATATAGGAATAGAATTAACAAATAACTCTTTTCTTGTTTCAGAAACAGATGAAGAAGGGATAATAAGATTTGCAAATGATCAATTTTGTAATTTTTCAGAATTTAATCTTGAAGAGATTATTGGTAAACCACATAGTATAGTTAGACATCCTGATATGCCAAAAGTTGTTTTCGAAGAACTTTGGAATACAATAAAATCAGGTAATAGATGGAAAGGCTTTGTAAAAAACAAAACAAAATCTGGCAAGTACTATTGGGTATATAGTACAATTTATCCTTATATTTCATGCGATGGATCCAAGGGATTTATTTCTTGTAGAAGAAAGGCTTCTAAAGACGAAATAGAAAAATATGCAAATATTTATAAAACTATGAAGTAA
- a CDS encoding EAL domain-containing protein, whose product MDCKCKQKFSICHQKSNIHFISLIPELTKKLKIFFEKLKLIYSSQDNIITIEKENPKIFFEENIDAIKTYFNTLELNEIKVYIENEKHKLSLNTILYAKPLEKYLNFIEDKTFFDILENKSLTSHFQPIIDIHNKKIFGYEALVRGVMPNGDLVYPDILFEKSARNDMDFKFDRLCRENALKTTAVKKVDAKVFINFIPTTIYDPKFCLASTVKWAKQLEFDPKNIVFEVVETQKVKDIQHLKTILNYYRQQGFLIALDDVGEGYSSLNMIIDLKPDIIKVDRNIITNIDQDEMKRSVYKALRNVAMENNIKILAEGVETPYELATLKNIGLDYAQGYYFAKPSAEIIRQLPNVF is encoded by the coding sequence ATGGATTGTAAATGTAAACAAAAATTTAGTATTTGTCATCAAAAAAGTAATATTCATTTTATTTCATTAATTCCTGAATTAACAAAAAAACTTAAAATTTTTTTTGAAAAACTAAAATTAATTTATTCTTCACAAGATAACATCATAACTATAGAAAAAGAAAATCCTAAAATCTTTTTTGAAGAAAATATAGATGCGATAAAAACGTACTTTAATACTCTTGAATTAAATGAAATAAAAGTATATATTGAAAATGAAAAGCATAAACTTTCACTTAATACTATTTTATACGCAAAACCATTAGAAAAATATCTTAATTTTATAGAAGATAAAACTTTCTTTGATATATTAGAAAATAAAAGTCTCACTTCTCATTTTCAGCCAATAATAGATATTCATAATAAAAAAATATTTGGATATGAAGCACTTGTACGAGGAGTAATGCCAAATGGTGATTTAGTTTATCCTGATATTTTATTTGAAAAATCAGCAAGAAATGATATGGATTTCAAATTTGATAGATTATGTAGAGAAAATGCCCTAAAAACTACTGCAGTAAAAAAAGTTGATGCAAAAGTATTTATAAACTTTATTCCTACAACTATTTATGATCCAAAGTTTTGTCTTGCATCAACTGTAAAATGGGCAAAACAACTTGAATTTGATCCTAAAAATATTGTTTTTGAAGTTGTTGAAACACAAAAAGTAAAAGATATTCAACATTTAAAAACAATTTTAAACTATTATAGGCAACAAGGTTTCTTAATTGCACTTGATGATGTGGGAGAAGGCTACTCATCTTTAAATATGATAATTGATTTAAAGCCTGATATTATTAAAGTAGATAGAAATATTATAACGAATATAGATCAAGATGAAATGAAACGTTCTGTATATAAAGCTTTAAGAAATGTTGCTATGGAAAATAATATAAAAATACTAGCAGAAGGAGTTGAAACACCATATGAATTAGCAACATTAAAAAATATTGGACTTGATTATGCACAAGGATACTATTTTGCAAAACCTAGTGCAGAAATAATTAGGCAATTACCAAATGTCTTTTAA
- a CDS encoding rhodanese-like domain-containing protein, with the protein MKSLILTSIISFTLSTTLLATEIKRAPTPSKDTAKTTLGLYVKAKDAQDYLQKDKDAILIDVRTPSELMFIGMSKRVDFHIPFKILDSSIYSEKTKAYNMKKNKYFLKEILFELKKAKTNKNTPIFITCRSGSTRSAPVVNILAKEGFTNVWTITDGFQGSKQKDGKLKGQRVINGLQHSGYEWSTKLDKNKIWYKCKYKDLYSIKDKKECTK; encoded by the coding sequence ATGAAAAGTTTAATACTAACTTCAATAATCTCTTTTACACTTTCAACTACTCTTTTAGCAACAGAAATAAAAAGAGCTCCTACACCAAGCAAAGATACTGCTAAAACTACATTGGGTTTATATGTAAAAGCAAAAGATGCCCAAGACTATTTACAAAAAGACAAAGACGCCATTTTGATAGATGTAAGAACACCTTCAGAACTTATGTTTATAGGTATGTCAAAAAGAGTTGATTTTCATATTCCATTTAAAATATTAGATAGTTCAATATATTCAGAAAAGACAAAAGCATATAATATGAAAAAAAATAAATATTTTTTAAAAGAGATTTTATTTGAATTGAAAAAAGCAAAAACGAATAAAAATACTCCGATATTTATTACATGCAGATCTGGTTCTACAAGATCTGCTCCTGTAGTAAATATATTAGCTAAAGAAGGTTTTACAAATGTATGGACTATTACAGATGGATTTCAAGGTTCAAAACAAAAAGATGGCAAATTAAAAGGGCAAAGAGTTATAAATGGATTACAACATTCAGGATATGAATGGAGCACAAAATTAGATAAAAATAAGATTTGGTATAAATGTAAATACAAAGATTTGTATTCTATTAAAGATAAAAAAGAGTGTACAAAATAG
- a CDS encoding TIGR03915 family putative DNA repair protein, whose product MILIYDKTFEGFLTLVYEVYYKRLKPKNISTKIPNNLFLENLLHIKTDEIKAKKVMQAIKKNFYSKYFKTILNIFMCDNDEFELHLLNYIRIGFKDQKQLSNINNSSIFYIQNLEKKLFSINHKMTGFLRFEELEDGTLYAKLENNYNICYFLGKHFYKRLNNQRYIIHDINRKIAFIKNDNYFGIQNIASFEEPTLSENEEKFKKLWNNFFQTISIESRKNEKVQKNLVPLLYRTYMTEFQS is encoded by the coding sequence ATGATTTTAATTTATGATAAAACATTTGAAGGCTTTTTAACTTTAGTTTATGAAGTTTATTACAAAAGATTAAAACCAAAAAATATATCAACGAAAATACCAAATAATTTATTTTTAGAAAATTTATTACACATTAAAACAGATGAAATAAAAGCAAAAAAAGTAATGCAAGCAATAAAGAAAAACTTTTATTCTAAATATTTTAAAACTATATTAAATATTTTTATGTGTGATAATGATGAATTTGAATTACACTTATTAAATTACATAAGAATTGGATTTAAAGACCAAAAACAACTTAGTAATATAAATAATAGTTCAATATTTTATATTCAAAACTTAGAAAAAAAACTTTTTAGTATAAATCATAAAATGACAGGTTTTTTAAGATTTGAAGAGCTTGAAGACGGTACTTTATATGCAAAATTAGAAAATAACTATAATATTTGTTATTTTTTAGGAAAACATTTTTATAAAAGATTAAACAACCAAAGATACATAATTCATGATATAAATAGAAAGATTGCATTTATAAAAAATGATAACTATTTTGGCATACAGAATATTGCTTCATTTGAAGAACCCACTTTATCAGAAAATGAAGAAAAATTTAAAAAATTATGGAATAATTTTTTTCAAACAATAAGTATAGAATCAAGAAAAAATGAAAAAGTACAAAAGAATCTTGTGCCTTTACTTTATAGAACTTATATGACAGAATTTCAAAGTTGA
- a CDS encoding putative DNA modification/repair radical SAM protein, with product MKKDIYEKMIILADSAKYDVSCSSSGSDNNHKTGELGATHNSGICHTFTADGRCVSLLKVLLTNFCIYDCAYCVNRKSNDIKRAAFSPRQLADITINFYKRNYIEGLFLSSGIIENEDHTMLLILRALKILRFEYSFNGYIHVKLIPGADDRIIREVVSLANRVSSNIELPSDKSLKLLAPNKTKQKVLQPLKYARDISLEKDTKPIGMSTQLIVGATPETDRDILKLSSVLYDKALLKRVYYSAYIPVNDDKNLPAIIDKPPLLREHRLYQADWLLRFYDFTYDEILNEQNLNLDEEIDPKTSWALQNLSYFPMEINKVSKDELLRIPGIGVRGVFKILKARRFKSLDFDDLKKLKISLKRAQYFITCKGKYNSKVSFATDTIKQAIIEPPKKKIIQPSLFDIEYSAITGEL from the coding sequence ATGAAAAAAGATATATATGAAAAAATGATAATTTTAGCAGATAGTGCAAAATATGATGTAAGTTGTAGTTCAAGTGGGAGTGATAATAATCATAAAACAGGAGAATTAGGGGCAACTCATAATAGTGGTATTTGCCATACATTCACAGCAGATGGAAGATGTGTTTCTTTACTAAAAGTGCTACTTACAAACTTTTGTATATATGATTGTGCATATTGTGTAAATAGAAAAAGCAATGACATAAAAAGAGCAGCTTTTTCTCCAAGACAACTTGCAGATATTACTATCAATTTTTATAAAAGAAACTATATTGAAGGACTATTTTTAAGCTCTGGAATTATTGAAAATGAAGATCATACTATGCTTTTAATATTAAGGGCTCTTAAAATATTAAGATTTGAGTATAGTTTTAATGGTTATATCCATGTGAAACTAATTCCAGGTGCTGATGATAGAATAATTAGGGAAGTTGTATCTTTAGCAAATAGAGTTAGTTCAAATATAGAACTACCAAGTGACAAATCATTAAAACTATTAGCACCAAATAAAACTAAACAAAAAGTTTTACAACCATTAAAATACGCAAGAGATATAAGTTTAGAAAAAGATACAAAACCAATAGGTATGAGTACACAATTAATTGTGGGTGCTACACCTGAAACAGACAGAGATATTTTAAAACTTAGTTCAGTTTTATATGATAAAGCACTTTTAAAAAGAGTATATTATAGTGCCTATATTCCTGTAAATGATGATAAAAATCTTCCTGCTATTATCGACAAACCACCTTTATTAAGAGAACATAGACTTTATCAAGCTGATTGGCTTTTGAGATTTTATGATTTTACTTATGATGAAATACTAAATGAACAAAATTTAAATTTGGATGAAGAAATAGATCCCAAAACATCATGGGCTTTACAAAACTTAAGTTATTTCCCAATGGAAATAAATAAAGTAAGTAAAGATGAACTTCTTAGAATTCCAGGTATTGGAGTAAGAGGTGTATTTAAGATTTTAAAAGCTAGAAGATTTAAAAGTTTAGACTTTGATGATTTAAAAAAATTAAAAATTTCATTAAAAAGAGCACAATACTTTATAACTTGCAAAGGTAAATACAATAGTAAAGTATCTTTTGCAACAGATACAATAAAACAAGCAATTATTGAACCTCCTAAAAAAAAGATAATACAGCCATCGTTATTTGATATAGAGTATAGTGCAATAACAGGTGAATTATGA
- a CDS encoding ABC1 kinase family protein — MLTIYLVIKKRDSFIGLKPLKPKELKYTIINLGASFIKLAQVLATRADFFSQEYLDELKELHDKLPSMNKEDFEIVYNRAFKNSSFKNFDTNPIASASIGQVHIAFLENNKKVAVKLRREGIKQRVIADIKIINFFNFIFKPLFSYYTKNSIEAVIKEFSSMIKEEVSLSNELQNLKKFSKTYKNSNIKFPLPYEDLCSDDALVMSFEEGFRFDDKNNILKNNIDFKEIISILINFYTEQMLIKGYFHADPHPGNLLITKDNQIILLDFGMVKTVPNNTRIAIIELIKAANEQDYESYINASKKLGTIAYEAPTSQLAEFTSKMFEIFSNNNLNSESMQKLAFEVLESTRDLPFKLPSDAIYIIRVSAIIEGLGTTYIENFNGIKDILPILKDNLPKALGSKDSFIETIIDEFKDIPFTIKDFKSTIKKASEGELKVEISNNQLDYLRKEVTKTLKSYFLSISLMLGSIILLLIDKDYQQISVGLFIFSIIRILYK, encoded by the coding sequence TTGCTTACAATTTATTTAGTAATAAAAAAAAGAGATAGTTTTATTGGTCTTAAACCTCTTAAACCTAAAGAGTTAAAATATACAATCATTAATCTTGGTGCGAGTTTTATTAAACTTGCTCAAGTCTTAGCAACAAGAGCAGATTTTTTTAGTCAAGAATATCTTGATGAATTAAAAGAACTACATGATAAATTACCTTCAATGAATAAAGAAGATTTTGAAATTGTTTATAATAGAGCTTTTAAAAATAGTTCTTTTAAAAACTTTGATACTAATCCAATAGCATCTGCCTCAATTGGTCAAGTACATATTGCATTTTTAGAAAATAATAAAAAAGTTGCAGTAAAATTAAGAAGAGAAGGAATTAAACAAAGAGTTATTGCAGATATAAAAATAATAAACTTCTTTAATTTTATTTTTAAACCCTTATTTTCTTATTATACCAAAAATTCAATAGAAGCTGTTATTAAAGAGTTTTCTTCTATGATAAAAGAGGAAGTAAGCTTATCAAATGAATTACAAAATTTAAAAAAATTTTCTAAAACTTATAAAAATAGTAATATAAAATTTCCATTGCCATATGAAGATTTATGTAGCGATGATGCGTTAGTTATGAGTTTTGAAGAAGGGTTTAGATTTGATGATAAAAACAATATTCTTAAAAATAATATTGATTTTAAAGAAATTATATCAATTTTAATTAATTTTTATACAGAACAAATGCTTATAAAAGGTTATTTTCATGCTGATCCACACCCTGGAAATCTTTTAATAACAAAAGATAATCAAATAATACTTCTTGATTTTGGAATGGTTAAAACTGTTCCTAACAATACAAGAATTGCAATAATTGAACTTATAAAAGCTGCAAATGAACAAGATTATGAGTCTTACATAAATGCAAGTAAAAAACTTGGAACAATTGCATATGAAGCTCCAACTTCACAACTTGCAGAGTTTACAAGTAAAATGTTTGAAATATTTTCAAATAATAATTTAAATAGTGAATCAATGCAAAAACTTGCTTTTGAGGTACTTGAGAGTACAAGAGATCTACCATTTAAACTTCCAAGCGATGCAATATATATTATAAGAGTTAGTGCCATTATTGAAGGTTTAGGTACAACATATATAGAAAACTTTAATGGTATAAAAGATATACTTCCTATCCTAAAAGATAATTTACCTAAAGCTTTAGGATCAAAAGACTCTTTTATAGAAACTATAATTGATGAATTTAAAGATATACCTTTTACAATCAAAGATTTTAAATCTACAATAAAAAAAGCAAGCGAAGGTGAACTAAAAGTAGAAATTTCAAATAATCAACTTGATTATTTGAGAAAAGAAGTAACAAAAACTCTAAAATCATATTTTTTATCAATTTCACTAATGTTAGGTTCCATCATTTTATTATTAATTGATAAAGATTACCAACAAATTTCAGTTGGGTTATTTATTTTTTCAATTATTAGAATCCTTTATAAATAA
- a CDS encoding lipocalin family protein has protein sequence MKYFFYIMLTILIFSGCASNHPPLPTENSVNIKKYMGKWYEIARYEHFFEKNCKNVTATYSLKDDNTLKVINRCQKIDTNKKTSATGVAYATNDSNSKLKVSFFRPFYGDYWIIDLDKDYKYAVVGTPSREYLWILSRTSTLPKNTIDNILVKIKKLGFSTEKLIWTIQE, from the coding sequence ATGAAATATTTTTTTTATATAATGCTAACAATATTAATTTTTTCAGGTTGTGCATCAAATCATCCACCTTTACCTACAGAAAATAGTGTAAATATCAAAAAATATATGGGTAAATGGTATGAAATTGCAAGATATGAACATTTTTTCGAAAAAAACTGCAAAAATGTAACTGCAACTTATTCATTAAAAGATGACAATACATTAAAAGTTATAAATAGATGCCAGAAAATAGATACAAATAAAAAAACAAGTGCAACAGGAGTTGCATATGCAACAAATGATTCTAATAGTAAATTAAAAGTTAGTTTTTTTAGACCATTTTATGGAGACTATTGGATTATTGATTTAGATAAAGATTACAAATATGCAGTTGTAGGAACTCCTTCAAGAGAATATTTATGGATATTATCAAGAACATCAACATTACCAAAAAATACAATAGATAATATTTTAGTAAAAATAAAGAAACTAGGATTTTCTACAGAAAAACTAATTTGGACAATACAAGAATAA
- a CDS encoding methyl-accepting chemotaxis protein has translation MKFNDLSIKIKLLTLVCISILFIIILSSLIIFRDLNEKNNFNNLQQIIILDNAISELIHETQKERGMTAGFLGGKDKKFKEKLLKQREFTNKQYEIFKETFSNLNKSILGKGSRSYINASIEELKKLENIRSLIDNFNINTKEAISYYTKINSNLLDFVARTSSLSTNSKITKDILSYYNLLMAKERAGIERAVGANTFSRGSFDHGMYAKFSSLISEQNQYMDQFYIYSKTNVISYVQEMLRDKSVEEVEKMRKVLLESEEKTLILGNIQELIGYGGIIHNFKNFVLRKKLKYKEAINNEYKKLNEFIKEYNSFSSTTKKEREQLKNIKETFTKYYEAINAVEVAIKNSKSIKEIDEMVKIDDTPAIKAIQILLKDQFSNEEDYWFDTITKKINILKKIDDFLGEYIAKEIDQFHKKVSNSFYTEISILSIALIVLFLLTYIIYKNISNSTESVYKGIKQFMLYLNREINELEEIKIYGKDELGHIALMANENIKKINKGLEDDMLCVGEAIMVLNRMRQGFYNCKIKSIASNPQVQALAYSVNKTIDIQNSIFEEILKTLEKYSNYDYTASMEKIDYEIGGELQKVLEGINKLRKSITSMLIENQDIGNTLKGSSSTLLENVDVLNTSSNDAAVKLEETVAAIDEISGNIASTNDFVQEMSKNAKILEDSSDKGKELANKTTVSMDEINKQVEEISEATSLIDQIAFQTNILSLNAAVEAATAGEAGKGFAVVAQEVRSLAARSADAANKIKSIVDNATRKSQEGKKIASSMIEGYNNLNSNVQNTVSLIQNIQNASKEQTAGITQINEAVNSLDKQTQENAHVANQANQIALETSKIAKSLVENVRKNNFKGKERV, from the coding sequence ATGAAATTTAATGATTTATCAATCAAAATCAAACTTTTAACGCTGGTATGTATTTCAATTTTATTTATTATCATCTTATCTTCATTGATAATATTTAGAGACCTTAATGAAAAAAACAATTTTAATAATCTACAACAAATAATAATTCTTGATAATGCAATCTCCGAACTTATTCATGAAACTCAAAAAGAAAGAGGTATGACAGCCGGATTTTTAGGTGGTAAAGATAAAAAGTTTAAAGAAAAATTATTAAAACAAAGAGAATTTACAAATAAACAATATGAAATTTTCAAAGAAACTTTTTCTAATTTAAATAAATCTATTTTAGGAAAAGGATCACGTTCATATATAAATGCTTCAATAGAAGAACTCAAAAAACTAGAAAATATAAGAAGTTTAATTGACAATTTTAATATTAATACAAAAGAGGCAATTAGTTACTATACTAAAATAAATTCAAATCTATTAGATTTTGTGGCAAGAACTTCTTCTTTATCTACTAATTCAAAGATAACAAAAGATATTCTATCTTATTATAATTTACTAATGGCAAAAGAGCGAGCTGGAATAGAAAGAGCAGTTGGTGCTAATACTTTTTCAAGAGGATCTTTTGATCATGGAATGTATGCAAAATTTTCTAGTTTAATCTCTGAACAAAATCAATATATGGATCAATTTTATATTTATTCAAAAACAAACGTAATAAGTTATGTACAAGAAATGCTAAGAGATAAATCAGTTGAAGAAGTTGAAAAAATGAGAAAAGTACTTCTTGAATCAGAAGAAAAAACTCTAATATTAGGAAATATTCAAGAACTTATAGGATATGGAGGAATAATTCATAATTTCAAAAATTTTGTACTAAGAAAAAAACTCAAATATAAAGAAGCAATAAACAATGAGTACAAAAAATTAAATGAGTTTATAAAAGAGTATAACTCATTTTCTTCAACAACAAAAAAAGAAAGAGAACAATTAAAAAATATAAAAGAGACATTTACAAAATATTATGAAGCAATAAATGCAGTAGAAGTTGCCATAAAAAACTCAAAAAGTATAAAAGAAATTGATGAAATGGTTAAAATTGATGACACTCCAGCAATAAAAGCAATTCAAATATTATTAAAAGACCAATTTTCAAATGAAGAAGATTATTGGTTTGATACAATAACAAAGAAAATAAATATATTAAAGAAAATTGATGATTTCTTAGGAGAATATATAGCAAAAGAAATAGACCAATTTCATAAAAAAGTAAGTAACTCTTTTTATACTGAAATATCTATTTTAAGTATTGCGTTAATAGTTTTATTTTTATTAACTTATATTATTTATAAAAATATCTCTAACTCAACAGAAAGTGTATATAAAGGTATTAAACAATTTATGCTTTATTTAAATAGAGAAATAAATGAATTAGAAGAGATAAAAATCTATGGAAAAGATGAGTTAGGTCATATTGCATTAATGGCAAACGAAAATATCAAAAAAATCAATAAAGGTTTAGAAGATGATATGTTATGTGTAGGTGAAGCAATTATGGTATTAAATAGAATGAGACAAGGTTTTTATAATTGTAAAATAAAATCAATTGCATCAAATCCACAAGTACAAGCTCTAGCTTATTCAGTAAATAAAACTATTGATATTCAAAATTCGATATTTGAAGAAATTCTTAAAACTTTAGAAAAGTATTCAAATTATGATTATACTGCCAGTATGGAAAAAATAGATTATGAAATAGGTGGTGAACTACAAAAAGTGCTTGAAGGAATAAATAAATTAAGAAAATCTATAACTTCAATGCTAATAGAAAATCAAGATATTGGTAATACTTTAAAAGGTAGTTCTAGTACACTTCTCGAAAATGTAGATGTATTAAATACTTCATCAAATGATGCAGCAGTAAAACTTGAAGAAACAGTTGCAGCAATAGATGAAATAAGTGGAAACATTGCATCAACAAATGACTTTGTTCAAGAGATGTCAAAAAATGCAAAAATATTAGAAGATTCTTCAGATAAAGGAAAAGAATTAGCTAATAAAACAACTGTATCAATGGATGAAATAAATAAACAAGTAGAAGAGATAAGTGAAGCAACAAGTCTAATTGATCAAATAGCTTTTCAAACAAATATACTTTCATTAAATGCAGCAGTTGAAGCAGCAACAGCAGGTGAAGCGGGAAAAGGTTTTGCAGTTGTAGCTCAAGAAGTAAGAAGTCTAGCAGCAAGAAGTGCTGATGCTGCAAATAAAATCAAATCAATTGTTGATAATGCAACAAGAAAATCACAAGAAGGTAAAAAAATCGCATCATCAATGATTGAAGGATATAACAATCTAAACTCAAATGTACAAAATACTGTTTCTTTAATACAAAATATTCAAAATGCATCTAAAGAACAAACAGCAGGAATAACACAAATAAATGAAGCAGTAAATAGTTTAGATAAACAAACACAAGAAAATGCGCATGTTGCAAATCAAGCAAATCAAATAGCATTAGAAACTTCAAAAATAGCAAAATCTTTAGTTGAAAATGTAAGAAAAAACAACTTTAAAGGTAAAGAAAGAGTATAA